In Aeromicrobium yanjiei, the sequence CGGGACCTCAAGGAGGCAACGTTGACGATTACTGTCGCACTCCGCGGCGCCCTGAACCTCTGGCCCTGGATAGTAGCGGGCAAGGCGAACGACTCCTTGCCCGCCGACGACACCTTCAGCCTAGCGATCGTGCGTGCCGTTACCATCGACGCAGCGTGGCCTGAAGGCTACGGGGTCTCCTCGACCCGCTGGCATCAGGGTGAAGCGGGGGAGGACTGGACCAGCGATGGGCAAGAACGTGAACTGTGCTGGCTGCAGATTGAGCCGCTAGTTGACCCCAACCGGCCCCTTCCGACTGGAGTCGCACTCTCAGTGCTAAGCGACGTCTTGGGACGGATCGGTGATTGGACGTTCTCCGGCGCTCATGCCGTGGTGCCTATACGTCAGGGGGTCACGCCGCTCCTTTCCGCCTCCTCCACACGTTCGTGGTTTGAGTTAGGAGACCCGCAAAATCGCCGGGACTTTAATATATGTGTCTCTCTCGAGGGCCAAAATGACGACGTTCTGGACACGGCAAACTTCCGTGACAGTCTGAACTACTATGGTGCGGGCCTCGTCTCGTTCGAGGACCTTGGCGGGCATTCGTCAGCTCGGCGGATTACCGGCGATGACATCGTCCACTCCGTCGATAATGGACTAACGATGTGGTTCTCGTGTCAGGCGCGTGAGTGGACCGTGGACCTTGCCAGTTGGGTCATTGACCTAGTTGGAGGTTGTCTTCGCGAGAATGGCGCGACGGGATTCACAGCCATCAGCGTGCAGTCGTCAGGCCGCTTCCAGCGTGGCGCTGGTACGGAGCCACTTCGCTAGGTGCCGCTGACGCGGTGGTCGGCTCACCGGTTCGACACGTCAACCGAATAGAATTTTCGCGATGTGTGGTCGGCGTCGAGTCATGGACGACGGTTGTCATTGGCGTGGCATATGACTCAGGCAGCCCAAATCGCTCTTGTGAGGGAGCTCCTGGCAGGGCTCCAACTCCAGGCCGCTACGCGGCGATCTGGGGCCGCCAGGAGCCCTCAATCGGAGACGCCTACGGCGCCGTAGCTGGACCAGCCGAAGGCCGGGGGACAAGCCACTAACGGAGCCGCCTCCGGCGGCGCTGCAAAAGCTGATTTTGTCTCTCCCGGGGCGTCTATGCTCTGCCCCCCGCGCCTCCACGCAATCGCCGCTACGCGTCGAGCTCACCGGCCATCAGGACGTTCGGCGCTGCGCTTATTTCCTCACGACCTGGCCGCCCGATCGCCCCTACGGGTTGACGTTCCGGCGCTCCACAGGGGCAGTTCATCGTCCTTGCCCGGGAGGGCCAAAAAACGGTTGGACGGCGGAGTTCAACGGGCACTTCCCGCGCAGAAGTGGAGTCTCATCATGAGCAGCATCTTCAAGGCGTCGACCGTGGTCGACGTGGTCGAGGCCGTCCCCACCCTGTTCGGTTTCGCTGTGTCCGAGTCGTTCATCGGGATCATCACGAACGGACCCCGCAAGGCGTTCGGGTTCCGGCTGCGGCTGGACATGCCGCACGTCGAGGGCGCAGCCGAGGCGGGGGAGATGATCGCCCACCACCTCAACGAGCATGCTGGGGACGGGGTCGTCTTGCTGGCTCTCAGCGCTGATCAGGATGCTGCCGACGCGCTCACCGCCGAAGTGGTGGCCCGACTCGCACCCACCAACCTGATCCTCGCCGCGCGAGCCGACGCGGCGAACGTGTGGCTGTATGACCGCCACGGGATGCCCGACTACGGTGCACCGGTCTACGACCGTCCCGACAGGGTCAGCGCAGCCGTGGTGCAGGCCGTGGCCGGTGGGCAGCAAATCTGGTCCTCGCGCGAAGCGCTGGCAGCCTTGTTCGAGTCCGCGCCCGTCCTGTACGAGATCAGCCAAGACGTCGAGGCGATTGAGGCAGCCGACGCCGCAGCGGGGGAGCGGCTGGCATTGGCCGCCACCGCAGCGCTGGAAAGTGCCAGCGCCGGAATCGTCAACGACGACCACGCCCGAGTTCTCGCGATCGCCGCGCAGGTCATCCCGGTGCGTGACGCACTGTGGTCGACCATCACGCACGCCAGCGCCGAGTCCGACGCCGAAGTCTGGCGACGCGTTGCGATCAAGACAGCAGGCAAGGCAGCAGCCGGACCCTACGCGCTGGCCGCGTTCGGTTACTGGCTCGCCGGTGACGGCGCCCGTTCGCTCATGGCCGTGGAGCAGGCACTACGCGCCGACATTCATCACTCACTGGCCGGGCTGGTCGAGATGGTTCTGACCCAGGGAGTGGACCCCGCCAAGTGGACGGGGATGCCCGCGTAGATCGTGTCGCTGGTGGCCGACGCGAACACCACGGCGGGGGCCGCCGGCCGCCGCGTTCGCACCGGGGGAGCGGACCCGCCGTTGCTGTACCGCTCGGGCGGATGGCTTGTCAGGACTCGGCCACGGAGGGCCGACAAGTCGGCGCGCTCGCGCCGGTGAGCGGACCCCGCCTTCGACGGGGCTTAACCCGCACGGACGGTGTCCTGGCCTACCGCCGTCAGTCCCCGCGGCCAGTGCTTACGGTCGAGGAGTCTCTTCTTGCGCGGGCTTGGTTTATGGGGATGACCCCCAGCTGGGCGACGCCTCCCCGGCGGAAGCGTTGGCAGAGGGCCAGGCGTGACTAGTGCTGGCTGCCGCACGCTCCTACGTCGATGTCGGCTGAAACGCCCAAGCCTGCACTTGTCGCAGCACCGCCGTTGATGTGGCGAGTGGAGCGGACTTCGCCGCCGCTGCGCTTTGCCCGCATGGCTCCCCAGGACGCTGGGCTCGAGACCGGAAGCCGGTTCGATATCCCCGGTGTCGGGCTCCTCTAAGCGGCCACGGAGCCTGTCGGAGCATTCGTCGAAACTGTCGCAGGCTTTCGCCCCTGTCATCCCTAATAGCGAAGATGGCCCATCACGAACCAGAATCCGGGCAAGCTGCGGCAGGTAGGGTTGCGCGATCATGGCGGCTTGGCCGCCGCGTGTAGGTGCGCGTTGCTCGCGCTAGCAGCTACACGAACGCTTCGGGCCCGCAGCGGGTGATGGAACTCTGCTGCACCACGGGAATGCGCATCATCGCCGTGATGAGCTCACCTAGATTCGCGGAGGACCCACTCAGGAACGTCAATTCCGTTAGGCCCGATCTCCGATGCCAGGTAGCGCAAGTCGTGACCAGACGGAATTGGTGTCTCGAGGCCGTGGTTCAGCTGGACTCCGAGCAAGTCAGCCTGCTCGATCGTCGCCCTAAACTCATTGAAGATGCCGATGACCATGGCCGTTGCTACGCCATAGTCCGCCGCGATGCGATCTGCGTGGACGTTGCAGACGACGTCCACTGCCTGATGAAGAATATTTTCGACCTCATCAAGGCGCCGTTGAGCCGTGACACGATCGAACTGTGCAAGGCTCATACCAGACTCGTCAGCCGCGTGAGTGCTCCCTGTGGGATGTACTTTCCCGCTCGCATTCGCCGAAGACTTGGCGACAGTATCGTTGTGTGGTGCGCCCGTTACGAGCGCGAACTGGGCTTTGATAAGCCCGAATGCGTGTTCGGCAATCGCCCGGGCGGGTAACTCGAGGCCGACCGTAAACACGCCTTGCTCAACTCCCCACCCTAGGAAGTCGGCAAGGGTAGGTCTTCTCGGAT encodes:
- a CDS encoding DUF4192 family protein, with amino-acid sequence MSSIFKASTVVDVVEAVPTLFGFAVSESFIGIITNGPRKAFGFRLRLDMPHVEGAAEAGEMIAHHLNEHAGDGVVLLALSADQDAADALTAEVVARLAPTNLILAARADAANVWLYDRHGMPDYGAPVYDRPDRVSAAVVQAVAGGQQIWSSREALAALFESAPVLYEISQDVEAIEAADAAAGERLALAATAALESASAGIVNDDHARVLAIAAQVIPVRDALWSTITHASAESDAEVWRRVAIKTAGKAAAGPYALAAFGYWLAGDGARSLMAVEQALRADIHHSLAGLVEMVLTQGVDPAKWTGMPA